In the genome of Noviherbaspirillum saxi, the window CTGCGGCTTTACGCAGCATGCGTGAGCGTTCGACCGCAGGTGTGGCGCGCCACAGAGGGAAAGCTGCTTGTGCCGCGTCGAGCGCTTGCTCGATCTGGCGCGCGCTTGCGCCACCATATTCGCGCAAAGGGCGGCCATCGGCCGGATTCAACAGGTTTCGGGCAACGCCATTGCCTTGCACCCAGTTGCCGCCAATTAGCTGGCGCGGAATATCAATGTCGGAAGTCATGTTCGCCTCGTTTGCTGCAATTGCCATTCGGGTTATACCAATCCCATGTCATAAGGTGCCGGATGACATTGATGGATTTTCTCGACTGGCAAGGCGCAAGAGGAGTCAATAGCGAGCTATTGACGACGAGTGCAACGCCGCCAGGCGGAAAAAGACGCGATGTCATGGCGCGTTATGGCATGGGATTGGTATTAGTCGCATTACATGTTCTTGAGTACGTCGGTCAGCGTCGAGAACAGCGTGTCCACTTCCTCTTTCTCGATGATCAGCGGCGGCGAGAAAACCATCGTATCGCCGGTCGCGCGGATCAACGCGCCTTTTTCCAGGCAACGCATATGGCAATCGTAGCCGCGCTTGCCCGGCTGACCGGGGATCGGTTCCAGCTCGATCGCGGCCAGCAGGCCGATGTTGCGTATGTCGACCACGTAGGGCAGGCCTTTCAATGAGTGCGCCGCGTCTTCCCAATAGGGCGACATGCGCTGCGCTCGGGAAAACAATTCTTCGTCGCGATATATCTTCAATGCCGCCAGGCCGGCGGCGCACGCGAGCGGATGACCGGAGTAGGTGTAGCCGTGCGGCAGTTCGATCGCATCCGGCGCGCCTTGCATCAGCGCGTCATACACATGGCTGCGCACCAGTGTCGCGCCCATCGGCACCGCGCCATTGGTCAAGCCTTTCGCGCTGGTGATGATGTCCGGGACCACACCGAAGAAGTCGGCCGAGAACGCGCCGCCGACGCGTCCGAAGCCGGTGATCACTTCATCGAAAATCAGCAGAATGCCGTGCTCGTCGCAAATCTTGCGCAAGCGTTGCAGGTAGTCGACCGGCGGCACCAGCACGCCGGTAGAACCTGACACCGGCTCGACGATGACGGCGGCGACGGTCGATGCATCGTGCAATGCGACGAGGTTGGACAAGTCGTCCGCCAGATGCGCGCCCCATGTCGGCTGGCCGCGCGAAAAACCCATCTCTGCGCGGTTGTAGGTATGCGGCAGGTGATCAGTGTAAGGAGGCAGGTTGCCGAATGCCTTGCGGTGACTGGAAATGCCCGACACCGACAAACCGCCAAAGCCGACGCCATGATAGGCGCGTGCGCGCCCGATCAGGCGCACTCGCGACGCATTGCCGCGTGCGCGCTGGTAGGCGAGCGCAATCTTCAACGCGGTATCGACCGCCTCGGAACCCGAATTCGAAAAGAACACATTGGAAAAACCGGCGGGCGCTTCGCTGACGAGTTGCTCCGCGAACTCGAATGCGAGCGGATGCCCCGACTGGAACGAGGGCGCGTAATCCAGTTGGTGCGCCATGCAGGAAATGGCCTCGACGATCTCGCGCCGGCGGTGTCCCGCATTGACGCACCACAGACCGGCAATGCCGTCCAGCACGCGCTTGCCGTCGGCGCGCGTGTAATACATGCCGTCGGCTTCCACCAGCAACTGCGGGTTTTGCTTGAAGCGGCGGTTCGAAGTGAACGGCATCCAGTAAGGATCGAGGGAAGCCGGAGATGGAATTGCAGAAGGGTTTTGTATTTGGCTCATGGTGGTCAGTTCTCAATCGCTGCGTTAAATGTATTTAATATGTTAAAGATACACTTGATTGTTGAGGTAGTCTAGGGTGCCTATTTGAGAGATTTTGTTTTTCATGACATCACCAAGCTGTTTGTGGACGTGATTAACACTTTAAATCATTGAAAATAAACGTTTAAATGAGAATTGGTGCGTGGAGCGGCGCTTCTTGATGTATTGGAAGGTGCGATTTAGGTTGCTAGCATTAAAAACTATATTGAATTAAAAAACAAATTAATACAAAATAGCGTCGCGGTATGTAAAAACTTCGATGCAAATACGGTTTATCGAAGTCATCCGTGGGCCGCGGATTCGCGGCGGGCGGGGTGCCGTTGCCTGACTGAGCAGCAGATCGGGATCACTGAAAAACTGAGGGGATGACTTTTATGAAGATGAAGCTATGTGTTGCAGCCGTCGGTTGCTTGTTTGGCGGGGCGGTGTTCGCGCAGACGAACGTCGCCATTTACGGCTTGGTCGACGCTGGTATCGAGTATCTGGACGAGGTGCCGAAGGCGGCCGGCGGTAGCGGCAGCCTGGTCCGCCTCGCCTCCGGCAACCTGTCCGGTTCGCGTTGGGGGCTGCGCGGCAGCGAAGACCTGGGCAATGGCTTGAAGGCGGTCATGCAGCTTGAGGGGGGCTTCGAGACCGACACCGGCATGCTCGGCCAGTCCGGGCGCCTGTTCGGCCGGCATGCGTATGTCGGTTTGCAGGGAGCCTGGGGCACGGTGAGTCTCGGCCATCAGCAGAACAGCCTGTACGACCTCATCATCCGCTATGACCCGATGTCGTTCGCTTCGCGCTATTCGGCGCTGACGCACGACAGTACGCTGACCGGCCGGCCCGATAACACGATCAAGTACACGGGAAAATTCTCCAACCTGACCGCGACGGCTTTCTATAGCTTCGGCCGCAACAACGACGGCGAGGTGCCCGGCGAGTCGAAGGTGTCGCGCAACATCGGCGGCGGCGTCAGTTACAGCGCCGGCGCGGCTGATTTCGGCATCGCCTATGACCAGTTCCAGGGCAACACCGTTGCCACCAAGGATCAGAGCGCGCGCCGACTGGCCGCCGGCGCGAACTATACCTTTGGTCCGGTCAAGGCATTTGCGGGTTACCGCTCGCTGAAAGACACGGTCGCTGCCGCGCCGGTGCGCTCGAATCTGTATTGGGCCGGTTTGAAATATAAGCTCACGCCGGCGCTGGATCTGACAGGTGCCGGTTACTACACCGATCGGAAAAACTCCGGCGCCGACCCGTGGAGTTTCGTCCTGTCGGCCGACTATTCGCTCTCCAAGCGCACGGATGCCTATACGACGCTCGGTTACGCGGGTAACAAGAACGGTTCCAATCTGGGCTTGAATGGCTTTGGCAGCAACATCGTTGCCGGTGAAGATCAGTTGGGCCTGGTGGTTGGCATCCGGCACCGATTCTGACCTGATCCGTGCCGATGCGATCTTCCCTTTTTATGGGCGGCTAGTTGCTGTGAAGTGGCGAGATATTTTGTTTAAAACAATAAAAAAATACAATGTATCTCGCCTTCACTCAATCCTTTGTCTTCGGCATCGCGGTCGCCAGATGGCGCCGCATCAGTGCCGATGCCCATTCCGGGTCATTGTTTTCCAGCGCGCTGATGATCTGCAGGTGTTCGCTGCACGATTCGCTGAAGCGCCCTAAGCGGAAGAAATCCGCATGCTCTTCCATCCGTCGCAGCTGGTTCTGCTGCTGCATCGCCTGCAGGATGAAGCGGTTGCCGGAAAAGCGCGCGAGCATTTCATGAAACGACGCATTAAGCGCAAAGAACTCGCTTGCCGACAGTTGTCCTTCCGCTTTCTGCAACAGCTTTTCATGCGCTTCCCGGCTGCGTTGCAGCTGTGCCTGGTCGACCTGGAACGTCGGCTCGAGCATGCCCGCACATTCGAACAAGATGCGGAAGCGATAACTTTCGGAGATCGCTTCTGGCGTGTCCAGCGATGGTGTAAACCGCCAGCCGTGGCCCTTGCGCTTCTCGATCAGGTCGTCCACGCTCATCTTCATCAGGGTCTTGGCAAGCAGGCTGCGCGATACCGGATAACGCGATAGCAATTCCTTCTCGGTCAGCGCTTCCGGTAGCCGCTTTTGCGCGCGATCATCGATCAAGGTCCGGTAGAGCGCATCGCTGGTCATGCCGGTGCCGCTGAAATCCGGCAATTCCTTGTGCGCCGCGTCAGCGCGCACAAAGTAACCGGCGTTCGGCCGGTATTCACTCAGTTCATGTTCGGCAAGCAATTGCAGCGCGGCGCGGATCGGCGTACGCGACACCTCGAAGCTGGCAGCGAACGTTTCTTCGGTCAGATGAGTGCCGGCCGCCAGTTCGCCGGATGCGATCTGGCGGCCGATGCGCTCTGCCAGCTCAAGTTGTAGCGGGCTGCGACGCTCTGTTTTGTCGGTGGTGCTTTTCATTGGAGGGGATAGGGAGTTATTGAAACATTTTGAGGGAACAAGGAATGTGCCGCAAGAAAAATTAAATTCATATTGAACTTAATCGCATTTTAGTACAAAATGCCTTCTAGAGTTTACTGAGGAGTGTGTATCGATGCCTACCATTGAATCCTTTCCGTTTGTAGAGACCGCTGGCGATCCCTACGAACGCGGTCGCCAGCACGGCAGCGCGGTGCCGGAGCGCGTGCGCCGCAGTGTCGCGCTGTACCGGTCGCAGCTTGAACGACGCGGCGTCAGCCCGGAAGCCTTGCGGACGATTGCGCTCGCGATGGTGCCGGTGATTGCCGGCTTCGACCGCGACTATCTGGACGAGATGCGCGGCATTGCGGACGGCGCCGATGTGCCGCTCGAGGATGTCATCGTGATCAACTGCCGGACCGAAATGATGTTCGGCCATAATGAACTGAAAAAGGCGCGCGCCGGCCTCGACGACGGCTGCACCGGGCTGGTGGTATTGCCGGGCAGGTCGGCCACAGGGCGCCTGATGCATGCGCATAACTGGGATTGGCGCGAAGAGTGCGTCGACACCGGCATCGTGCTGAAGATACGGCGCGACGACGGTCCGGATCTGTTGATGTTTACCGAAGCCGGCAGCCTGGCGCGGCATGGGTTCAATAGCGCGGGTGTTTCCTTGTCGGGCAACTTCCTGACGTCGGACCGTGATTACAAGCAGGAGGCGGATGTGCCCTTGGTGCTGATCCGACGCAAGATGCTTGAGGCGCAGAACATTGCGGCGGCAATGCGGGTGTTGTGGCCGACCAGACGCTTTTGCTCGAACAACCTGATGCTCGCGCAGGCGGACGGCGAAGCTGTGGATCTGGAATGTGCGCCGGACGAAATCTTCTGGATCACGCCGGAAGACGACATCCTGGTGCATGCGAATCACTGGATGTGCCCGGTGGCGCGCATGAAACTCAAGGATCTCGGACTGGTGACGAATGCCGATTCGATTTATCGTCAGCGGCGCGTAACGGAAACACTGCGCCGCGCGCCCGGAAAGATCGACTGGGACATCGTCAAGGCCGCGCTCGCCGACGAATTCGGCAAGCCGGACGGCGTGCTGCGCGCACCCAAGCCGGCCAGTTTCGACAGCATTTCCGCGACGGTGGCCACCACGCTGATGGATCCCGCTGCTAAAACCATGTGGATCGCACGCAAGCCGTACGAATCCATTCACTTCGTTGAATACCGTTTATAAAAAACCATGTACCCCACGTAACGCGTCATGGCGTGGCGGTTCGATTCAATCCGGAAGGAGACATCATGAAACAATCATTAGGCCTTTTCCTCGCATCGCTCACGCTGGCATCCGCCGCACCGCAAGCTGGCGCGCAGGCGAACGGTCCATCCGGCACACTGCGCGTTGCGATCAATGCGGACATCCGCAGTACCAACCCGGGGGTGAACCGGGACAACAATACCGATACCCTGATCCTGCATCTGGTCGAGGGCCTGGTCGCCTACGGCGAAAACGGACGGGCGCAGCCGCTTCTCGCGCACAGCATCGATACATCCGCCGACGGCAAGACGGTCACCTTCAAGCTGCGCGATGACGTCACTTTTCATAACGGCAAACCGCTGACCGCCGCCGATGTAGTGTGGTCCTGGCAGCGCTATCTGGAGCCGAAGACCAACTGGGTCTGCGCGGCGGATTTCGACGGCCAGCGCGGCAACAAGATCGAGAGCGTCGAAGCGCCCGACGCGCAGACCGTGGTGTTCAAACTGAACCGTCCGCAGCCGCTGCTATTGACGCAGATGGCGGCGCTTCAGTGTGGCGGCGGTGCCATCCTGCACAAGGATTCGGTCAACCCGGACGGTTCGTGGAAGGCGCCGGTCGGCACTGGTCCATACATGCTGCAGGAATGGCGGCGCGGCGAATACATCGACATGGCCGCCTACCCCGGCTACAAGAGCAGGAAAGGGCCGCGCGACGGCTACACCGGCAGCAAGATCGCGTATGCGGAAAAGGTGCGCTGGATGGTGATCAAGGACGATGCGGCGCGCCGGGTCGCCTTGATCAAGGGGCAGGTCGATCTGCTGCCGGGACTGTCGGTATCCGAGCTGGAAGAAATGGGCAGCCAGCCGAACGTCGAGGTCAAGAGCGCGCCGACCATGACGGTCAATGCGCTGCTGATCCAGTCGCACGACCCGGTGCTGGCCAACCCGCTGTTGCGGCGCGCGCTGGCGCAAAGCCTGGACCTGTCGGCGATCACCAAGTTGGCATCCGGCAGCACCGGCAGCGCGAATTCGTCGATGATTCCGACCGTCAGCCCATATCGCATCTCGCCGGTGCAGAACCAGGGCCATACTTTCGACGTGAACGCGGCCAAGCAACTGGTCGCGCAGTCCGGCTACAAGGGACAGCCGATCAAGCTGGTGACCAACCGCCGCTATCCAGACATGTACGATCAGGCGATGATGGTCCAGTCGATGGCCGCGAAGGCCGGCATCAATATCGAACTGGAAGTGCTGGAGTGGGCGACCCAGCTCGACCGCTACCAGTCCGGCAATTATCAACTGATGTCCTTCGCGTATTCGGCCCGCGTCGATCCGCTGATGAACTATGAAATGATGCTGGGCGACCGCGAGAAGAGCAAACGCAAGGTTTGGGACAATCCGCAAGCAATCGCGCTATATGAGCAGGCGGCCAAGATCAACGGCAGCGACCACGCCGCGCGCCAGAAACTGTTCGACCAGATGCACAAGATGATGCTGGACGATGTGCCGCTGATCGTCTTGTTCAATCCGGGCGATGCCAACGCGGTGAGCAAGAAGCTGGAAGGCTACGCGCCGTGGGCGCTGAACCGCACCCGTGTCTGGAACGTGAAGCGCAACGGCGCCTGAAGTGGATAGGGTCACCATGATATTGATAGTTGCTGCCGAAGCGAGGTGTACGCGATGTTGAGATACATTTTGCACAGGGTGCTGCTGGCGTTGCCGACGCTGCTGATCGTCGCCGTGATTGTGTTCGTGATGATGCGGATGATTCCGGGCGATCCGGCGCAGCTCATCCTTGGCGACATCGAAAACCCGGAAGCGCTGGCGCGCCTGAGGTCGGAGCTGGGACTGGATCGGCCGATCCTGATGCAATTCGTGCTGTGGATGACGAAGCTGCTGTCGGGCGACCTTGGCATGTCGGTCACACAGCAGCGGCCGGTGCTGGATATGCTGTTGTCCAGCTTCGCCGTCACTGCCTGGCTGGTGGTGCCAGCCGTTTTTCTGGCATCGCTGCTTGCAATTCCGGCCGGCATGCTCGCCGCGTGGAAGCAAAACACGGTGGTCGACGTCACGGTGGTGACCATCGCCATCGCGTTTCTGTCCGTTCCGAGTTTCTGGCTCGGCTTGGTGTTCCTGCTGGTGTTCGGCCTCTGGCTGGATCTACTGCCGGTGGTCGGATACGTGTCGCCGACCGAGGATTTTCGGGAAGGCGTGCGCTACTTGATCATGCCGGTCGCCTCGCTGGCCCTGATCGAAATGGGGGTGCTGATCCGCATGGCGCGCTCCAGCACGATCGAAGTGCTGCGGCTGGAATACATCACCCATGCACGTGCGAAGGGACTAGGCGAAATCGCCGTCGCGCGCCGTCATGCGCTGAAGAACGCACTGGCGCCGACCTGGACCATGATCGGCCTGACGCTCGGCGGCTTGCTGGGCGGCGCGGTGGTGACCGAAACCGTGTTCACGTTGCCGGGCATCGGCCACCTGCTGGTGGAAAGCATCTTCGCACGCGATTATCCGGTGGTGCAGGGCTGTCTGCTGTTTGTGACCGCCATTTATGTGTTCGTCAACCTGGTGGTTGACCTGTTCTATCCACTGTTTGATCCAAGGGTGCGCTTATGAACGCCAATGTCAGCACCAAGCTTGGCCCCGCTACCGGCGCGAACGCCAGTACCGGTGCCAACGTCAGCGCGTGGCGCGCGCTGTTCCGGCGTCCCAATGCCATGGTCGGCGGCGTGCTGCTGGCAATCATGCTCGCTGCCGCATTGATCGGCCATTTTTACACGCCATACGATCCGGTCGCCAACGACCTGACAGTACGTCTGATGCCGCCGACCGCCGAACATTGGCTCGGCACCGACGAATGGGGCCGGGATGTGTTCAGTCGCTTGCTGTTCGGCGCGGGCGTCAGCATGACCATCAGTTTCGTCACCGTCGTCTGCGCGGTAACGGCCGGAGCGCTGATCGGTGCCGCGACCGGCTTCTTCGGCGGCTGGTTCGAGCGGGTGGTGATGGCCTGGATGGATGCCTTGCTGGCGTTTCCGTCACTGATCATGGCGCTCGGCGTGATGACGGTGTTCGGCTCGTCGCGTTATGGCGTAGTGCTGGCCCTGAGCCTCGCTTATCTGCCGTCGGTGGTACGCATCGTGCGTTCCAGCGTGCTGTCGCTGCGCGAAAAGGAATACGTGGAAGCGTCGCGCGTGATGGGCAACTCCGAGCTGTACACAATGTTCCGCCACATTCTGCCCAACTGCGTGGCGCCGATCATCGTGCTGGCGACCGCCTTGTTCGGCTGGGCGCTGCTGTCGGAGAGCGCGCTGTCCTTCCTTGGGTTGGGCGTGCCGCCACCGGCGTCGAGCTGGGGCGGGATGCTGTCGGATAGCCGCAACTTCTTCGGACAGGCGCCGTGGCTGGCACTGGCACCGGGGCTGTCCATCTCGATTTCGCTGCTCGGCATTAACCTTTTCGGCGATGCACTGCGCGATCAGTTCGATCCACGCATGAAAAACCTGTGATGACCGCGATGAATTCTCTTCACTCAGCCGCCGGCGCGCAAGCCGACACTCCGGTACTCGCTATCGACAAACTGTGCGTCGGCGTCAGGCAGGCCGACAAGAGCCTGCGCCGCGTGGTTGACAACGCCACGTTTTCGATCAAGCCGGGCGAAATTATTGCGCTGGTCGGCGAATCGGGCAGCGGCAAGACCATGATCGGCCGCTCGGTGCTGCAACTGCTGCCGCAAGTCGCGCGCATCGAGAGCGGCAGCATCCGCTTCCAGGGGCAGGAACTGCTCGGCGCGAACGAAGCAAGGCTGCGCGACATACGCGGCAGCGACATCGGCATGGTGTTCCAGGAACCGATGGTGTCGCTGAACCCGGCATTGACGGTCGGCTTCCAGATGATGGAAGCGCTCAAGCTGCATCACAAGCTATCCGACGCCGAAGCCAGACAGCGCTGCCTGGCAATGCTGGAAAAGGTCAGGATCGTCGATCCGGTCGGCTGTTTTGCCGCGTATCCGCACCAGTTTTCCGGCGGCATGCGGCAGCGGATCATGCTGGCATCGGTGCTGGTGCTGCAGCCCAAGCTGCTGATCGCCGACGAGCCGACCACCGCGCTCGACGCGATCATTCAGAAGGAAGTGATGGACATCATGGCGGCACTCACGCGCGAGATGTCCACCGCGGTGCTGCTGGTCAGCCACGACCTCGGAATGGTCGCGCACTACGCGAGCCGGGTGGTGGTGATGCGGCATGGCCGGATGGTCGAAGAAGGCGCGACCGCCAACATTCTGCTGGCGCCGCAGCATGAATACACGCGGATGTTGCTGGACTCGCTGCCGCGCCGCGGCGAAGCGGTGCAGCGCGATGCGCCGGGCGGCACACTGATTGATGTGAAATCGCTGGCGATCGAGTTCCGCAAGCCGAAGACCGGTTTCTGGCAAAAGCCTGAAGTCAACCGCGCGGTGATCGACGTCGATCTGAAGATCGATCAGGGCGAGACGGTGGCGGTGGTGGGCGAATCCGGTTCCGGCAAGACCACGATCGGCCGCGCGATCGTGCGACTGGTGGACACCGCCGGCGGCAGCATCGAGTTTCTGGGGCGGGACATTACCCGCATCGGCCGCCGCCAGTTGATCGACTACCGGCTGCAGACGCAGATGGTGTTCCAGGACCCGTTCTCGTCGCTCGACCCGCGCATGACGCTGGAGGCGATTGTCGCCGAAGGCTTGCGCAATGTGCCGGATATCAATCGCAAGGAGTGCAGCCGGAGGGCGCGCGCGATGCTGGAGGAAGTCGGATTGGCCGGCGACTATGCGCAGCGCTTTCCGCATGAATTGTCGGGCGGGCAGCGGCAGCGCGTCTGCATCGCACGCGCGATCGTCGCCAATCCGAAATTCCTGGTCGCCGATGAACCTGTGTCAGCGCTGGATGTGACGGTACAGAAGCAGATACTGACGCTGCTGCAACGCCTGCAGCAGAAGTTCGGCTTTACCTATCTGTTCATTTCTCACGATCTTGGCGTGGTCGAGCAGATCTCGGATCGCGTGGTCGTCATGTACCGTGGCCGCATCCTGGAAACCGGGCCGCGCGACGCGATCTACGACGATCCGCGGCATCCGTATACCCTGCGCTTGTTGCAGGCGACCCCGCGCATTGCGCGCACGGCGGATGGCGCCTATCAACTGGCGCTTCGTAACGCGAAGAGACAGCAGGCGCCGCAGGGTTATAGCTATTTCAACCACGGCAGCATTCACGATATGCCGCCGAGCGCCGGCGATCCGCAGATGGTGGAGGTCGGCGACAGGCATTTCGTTGCCTGCGCACCTGCATGAAGGGTACTTAATTCCCCCCTTTAAAGGCAGCCCTGTAAACATGCGTAGGAGAAATAGCAATTAGTTTTAGGGAAGGAGTCCAATCCCGGTGTACTCATTGGCATGGGATTGGTATTAAGTCCATCCGGGAGGTGAGAGATTGAGGAAGGCAGTCCACTGAAGTACCTGGTGGATCTGATGCTCGATGTAGCGTGTGGTATCCAACATGGCGAGCAAGGCGCCAATCCGCGCTTCGCGGTCACCAGCCTGGAAGGCGGCGAGGCGACCGCGTTGTACGAAGAGCTGTACTGCCTGCGCGGCGAAGCCGAGAGCCGCATCAAGTAAGCGTAGCTCGATTTGTTCGAGCCGGCGTGCCAGTAGCAGCAATTCCGGTCGAATCAGCTGCGCCTGTTCTTCGCCACCGTCCAGGCGCTCGCACCATAGCCCCGATGAGTGCTGTCCCCGGCATGTCGACGAGCAATGGGGGGAGGGGGAATTGCGCCTTGCGGATGGAATTCCCACCCAGCGCCTCACCAACTGCCGCTTCCCACTACTGCAGTGGGCCGCTCATCGCGAGCCGGCACGCGTTTCGGCGTGTTGATGAAATATCCGGGCTAACGCGCTTGCAGATACTGCTCCAGGCGCCGGCAACCTTCTTCCAGTCTTTCCAGCGAACCGGCAAAGCACCAGCGGACATAACCTTCGCCTTCCGGTCCGAATGCACTGCCCGGCGCGAGGCCGAGTTTGGCATCTACTACCAGCCGTTTGCACAGCGCCAGCGTGTCACGTTCTCCATCGACACGGAAGAACAGGTACATCGCGCCCTTGGGCTTGGGCGTGGTGATGCCCGACATCGCGTTCAACCGTGCATACAGAAAGTCGCGTGCCGCCTGGTAGCGCGCCACGGTGTGCGCGATGATTTCATCGCCGCGCTCGACGGCGACGATGCCGGCGCGCTGCACGAAGCCGGGCGCGCACGAGGTGTTGTATTCGATCAGCTTGCCGAGGTCGGCCATCAGCGGCTCGGGCGCCACCAGCCAGCCCAGGCGCCAGCCAGTCATCAGCCACGACTTTGAAAAGCTGTTGGCCGAGACCACGCGGTCATCCTTGTCGGCGAGATCCAGGAAGGATGGCGCGCAAGAGCGCGTGCCTGGTGCAACATCCGTATTGTCGTAGACCAGACGTTCATACACGTCATCGGCCAAGATCCAGATGCCGTGCCGGCGGCAATGCGCGAGGATGACTTCCTGTTGTTCGCGGGTAATGACCCAGCCGGTCGGATTGTTCGGTGAATTGATGAATACCGCGCGCGTGCCGGGCGTCAATGTATCCAGCAGTTGCTGCACATCCAGTTCCCAGGTCTGGCCGAAGCGCAACGGCACCGTCACTACTTCCGCGCCGAGGATCTTGGGGATTTCAACGAGATTGGGCCACAGCGGCGTCACCGCCACCACACGAT includes:
- a CDS encoding aspartate aminotransferase family protein, which encodes MSQIQNPSAIPSPASLDPYWMPFTSNRRFKQNPQLLVEADGMYYTRADGKRVLDGIAGLWCVNAGHRRREIVEAISCMAHQLDYAPSFQSGHPLAFEFAEQLVSEAPAGFSNVFFSNSGSEAVDTALKIALAYQRARGNASRVRLIGRARAYHGVGFGGLSVSGISSHRKAFGNLPPYTDHLPHTYNRAEMGFSRGQPTWGAHLADDLSNLVALHDASTVAAVIVEPVSGSTGVLVPPVDYLQRLRKICDEHGILLIFDEVITGFGRVGGAFSADFFGVVPDIITSAKGLTNGAVPMGATLVRSHVYDALMQGAPDAIELPHGYTYSGHPLACAAGLAALKIYRDEELFSRAQRMSPYWEDAAHSLKGLPYVVDIRNIGLLAAIELEPIPGQPGKRGYDCHMRCLEKGALIRATGDTMVFSPPLIIEKEEVDTLFSTLTDVLKNM
- a CDS encoding porin: MKLCVAAVGCLFGGAVFAQTNVAIYGLVDAGIEYLDEVPKAAGGSGSLVRLASGNLSGSRWGLRGSEDLGNGLKAVMQLEGGFETDTGMLGQSGRLFGRHAYVGLQGAWGTVSLGHQQNSLYDLIIRYDPMSFASRYSALTHDSTLTGRPDNTIKYTGKFSNLTATAFYSFGRNNDGEVPGESKVSRNIGGGVSYSAGAADFGIAYDQFQGNTVATKDQSARRLAAGANYTFGPVKAFAGYRSLKDTVAAAPVRSNLYWAGLKYKLTPALDLTGAGYYTDRKNSGADPWSFVLSADYSLSKRTDAYTTLGYAGNKNGSNLGLNGFGSNIVAGEDQLGLVVGIRHRF
- a CDS encoding GntR family transcriptional regulator, with protein sequence MKSTTDKTERRSPLQLELAERIGRQIASGELAAGTHLTEETFAASFEVSRTPIRAALQLLAEHELSEYRPNAGYFVRADAAHKELPDFSGTGMTSDALYRTLIDDRAQKRLPEALTEKELLSRYPVSRSLLAKTLMKMSVDDLIEKRKGHGWRFTPSLDTPEAISESYRFRILFECAGMLEPTFQVDQAQLQRSREAHEKLLQKAEGQLSASEFFALNASFHEMLARFSGNRFILQAMQQQNQLRRMEEHADFFRLGRFSESCSEHLQIISALENNDPEWASALMRRHLATAMPKTKD
- a CDS encoding C45 family autoproteolytic acyltransferase/hydolase, producing MPTIESFPFVETAGDPYERGRQHGSAVPERVRRSVALYRSQLERRGVSPEALRTIALAMVPVIAGFDRDYLDEMRGIADGADVPLEDVIVINCRTEMMFGHNELKKARAGLDDGCTGLVVLPGRSATGRLMHAHNWDWREECVDTGIVLKIRRDDGPDLLMFTEAGSLARHGFNSAGVSLSGNFLTSDRDYKQEADVPLVLIRRKMLEAQNIAAAMRVLWPTRRFCSNNLMLAQADGEAVDLECAPDEIFWITPEDDILVHANHWMCPVARMKLKDLGLVTNADSIYRQRRVTETLRRAPGKIDWDIVKAALADEFGKPDGVLRAPKPASFDSISATVATTLMDPAAKTMWIARKPYESIHFVEYRL
- a CDS encoding ABC transporter substrate-binding protein codes for the protein MKQSLGLFLASLTLASAAPQAGAQANGPSGTLRVAINADIRSTNPGVNRDNNTDTLILHLVEGLVAYGENGRAQPLLAHSIDTSADGKTVTFKLRDDVTFHNGKPLTAADVVWSWQRYLEPKTNWVCAADFDGQRGNKIESVEAPDAQTVVFKLNRPQPLLLTQMAALQCGGGAILHKDSVNPDGSWKAPVGTGPYMLQEWRRGEYIDMAAYPGYKSRKGPRDGYTGSKIAYAEKVRWMVIKDDAARRVALIKGQVDLLPGLSVSELEEMGSQPNVEVKSAPTMTVNALLIQSHDPVLANPLLRRALAQSLDLSAITKLASGSTGSANSSMIPTVSPYRISPVQNQGHTFDVNAAKQLVAQSGYKGQPIKLVTNRRYPDMYDQAMMVQSMAAKAGINIELEVLEWATQLDRYQSGNYQLMSFAYSARVDPLMNYEMMLGDREKSKRKVWDNPQAIALYEQAAKINGSDHAARQKLFDQMHKMMLDDVPLIVLFNPGDANAVSKKLEGYAPWALNRTRVWNVKRNGA
- a CDS encoding ABC transporter permease, giving the protein MLRYILHRVLLALPTLLIVAVIVFVMMRMIPGDPAQLILGDIENPEALARLRSELGLDRPILMQFVLWMTKLLSGDLGMSVTQQRPVLDMLLSSFAVTAWLVVPAVFLASLLAIPAGMLAAWKQNTVVDVTVVTIAIAFLSVPSFWLGLVFLLVFGLWLDLLPVVGYVSPTEDFREGVRYLIMPVASLALIEMGVLIRMARSSTIEVLRLEYITHARAKGLGEIAVARRHALKNALAPTWTMIGLTLGGLLGGAVVTETVFTLPGIGHLLVESIFARDYPVVQGCLLFVTAIYVFVNLVVDLFYPLFDPRVRL
- a CDS encoding ABC transporter permease; translated protein: MNANVSTKLGPATGANASTGANVSAWRALFRRPNAMVGGVLLAIMLAAALIGHFYTPYDPVANDLTVRLMPPTAEHWLGTDEWGRDVFSRLLFGAGVSMTISFVTVVCAVTAGALIGAATGFFGGWFERVVMAWMDALLAFPSLIMALGVMTVFGSSRYGVVLALSLAYLPSVVRIVRSSVLSLREKEYVEASRVMGNSELYTMFRHILPNCVAPIIVLATALFGWALLSESALSFLGLGVPPPASSWGGMLSDSRNFFGQAPWLALAPGLSISISLLGINLFGDALRDQFDPRMKNL
- a CDS encoding ABC transporter ATP-binding protein, yielding MNSLHSAAGAQADTPVLAIDKLCVGVRQADKSLRRVVDNATFSIKPGEIIALVGESGSGKTMIGRSVLQLLPQVARIESGSIRFQGQELLGANEARLRDIRGSDIGMVFQEPMVSLNPALTVGFQMMEALKLHHKLSDAEARQRCLAMLEKVRIVDPVGCFAAYPHQFSGGMRQRIMLASVLVLQPKLLIADEPTTALDAIIQKEVMDIMAALTREMSTAVLLVSHDLGMVAHYASRVVVMRHGRMVEEGATANILLAPQHEYTRMLLDSLPRRGEAVQRDAPGGTLIDVKSLAIEFRKPKTGFWQKPEVNRAVIDVDLKIDQGETVAVVGESGSGKTTIGRAIVRLVDTAGGSIEFLGRDITRIGRRQLIDYRLQTQMVFQDPFSSLDPRMTLEAIVAEGLRNVPDINRKECSRRARAMLEEVGLAGDYAQRFPHELSGGQRQRVCIARAIVANPKFLVADEPVSALDVTVQKQILTLLQRLQQKFGFTYLFISHDLGVVEQISDRVVVMYRGRILETGPRDAIYDDPRHPYTLRLLQATPRIARTADGAYQLALRNAKRQQAPQGYSYFNHGSIHDMPPSAGDPQMVEVGDRHFVACAPA
- a CDS encoding transposase, giving the protein MLDVACGIQHGEQGANPRFAVTSLEGGEATALYEELYCLRGEAESRIK